The Fervidibacillus albus genome contains a region encoding:
- the ftsL gene encoding cell division protein FtsL, giving the protein MSNLARTLQRQERFSPETSSKLRKKKRKITKGEKILYSFLIAIISVICVKMIATQAAIYEVNKEIQLTEAQMDKQEKLLQDLQSQVDELTDYQRLAEEAEKLGLKMDENNIKSVQAQ; this is encoded by the coding sequence ATGAGTAATTTGGCTAGAACGTTACAACGGCAGGAACGATTTTCACCGGAAACAAGTTCAAAGTTGAGGAAAAAGAAGAGGAAAATTACAAAGGGTGAAAAAATTCTTTACAGTTTCTTGATCGCAATTATCAGTGTAATATGTGTAAAAATGATCGCCACTCAAGCAGCCATTTACGAAGTGAATAAAGAAATTCAATTGACCGAAGCGCAAATGGATAAACAAGAAAAGCTTTTACAAGATTTGCAATCCCAAGTTGATGAATTAACAGATTACCAACGTCTCGCCGAAGAAGCGGAAAAATTAGGTTTGAAAATGGATGAAAACAACATAAAGAGTGTCCAAGCGCAATGA
- a CDS encoding penicillin-binding protein, with translation MNKKRPNMNRRALLLFFIFSVLFFMLTYRFFVIQLTGQAEGQVLANYAEKKYGKTRILEGTRGSIYDRNGEPLAINTTAYKLVAVLDPSVTPENAETPSHVVDPESTAEQLANYIDMDEKDILARLQLASEGYFQVEFGNAGRNLSYETKEEIEKLNLPGIIFIRETKRAYPNGVFASHLIGFAQTSTEDEEEQLIGQIGLEKALNDYLEGKNGKIEYKSDRWGFILPNADAQITPPENGDTVYLTLDKKIQTFLENAMNEVNEAYEPEKMMGIVADAKTGAILAMSQRPTFDPNTREGIDDNWQNIVVETAFEPGSTMKVFTLAAAIEEGVFNPNETYMSGSFSVEGSKSIRDHNYSGWGEITFLEGIQKSSNVAVSYLVEKMGTDVFKNYLDLFQFGQPTEIGLANEASGTIQYQWERDKYATSYGQASSVTALQLVQAMTAITNDGKMMHPYLVEKIVDDEGNIVKNSDEQQVATPISAQTAEQVREILETVVTEEGATGNRFQIDGYQVGGKTGTAQIYEPGVGYLTGWDNYIFSFIGFAPVDDPQLIVYVMVQQPDLDEEIYEAGSVPVSMVFNSVMKKSLQYLNIEPDEEVVSANVNDMPDLSGESVENSVDLLNDMELEPVVIGNGSNVMSFYPEAGTSLLEGEKVMIVTDGTWTMPDLTGWSLRDVLKFSSVTGIQISYNGNGYVIAQSLETDAVISEENRLDIELEDPLDALKNEYENSSLPSDESDGG, from the coding sequence ATGAACAAGAAACGTCCAAACATGAACCGGAGAGCATTGCTACTTTTTTTCATTTTTAGCGTGCTCTTTTTTATGTTAACTTACCGCTTCTTTGTGATCCAATTAACCGGTCAAGCAGAAGGTCAAGTGCTTGCGAATTATGCGGAGAAAAAATACGGAAAAACGAGAATTTTAGAAGGAACGAGGGGATCGATTTATGATCGAAATGGCGAACCCCTTGCGATCAATACGACAGCTTATAAATTAGTGGCCGTATTAGATCCATCCGTCACTCCGGAAAATGCGGAAACACCGAGCCATGTCGTGGATCCGGAAAGTACCGCTGAACAATTGGCGAACTATATCGATATGGATGAAAAAGATATATTAGCACGATTACAATTGGCATCGGAAGGATATTTCCAAGTAGAATTTGGAAATGCCGGTAGAAATTTATCTTACGAGACGAAGGAAGAAATTGAAAAGCTCAATTTACCAGGTATTATTTTTATACGTGAAACGAAACGCGCATATCCGAACGGTGTATTTGCATCCCATTTAATCGGTTTTGCCCAGACGTCAACCGAAGATGAAGAAGAACAATTGATCGGCCAGATCGGTTTAGAAAAGGCATTGAACGACTATTTAGAAGGAAAAAATGGAAAAATTGAATATAAAAGTGACCGATGGGGATTTATTTTACCGAATGCGGATGCCCAAATCACCCCTCCGGAAAACGGGGATACGGTATATTTAACGCTCGATAAAAAAATCCAAACGTTTTTGGAAAATGCGATGAATGAAGTAAATGAAGCGTATGAGCCCGAAAAAATGATGGGAATCGTCGCCGATGCGAAAACGGGAGCAATCCTTGCGATGAGTCAACGTCCGACCTTTGACCCGAATACGCGGGAAGGGATCGATGATAATTGGCAAAATATCGTTGTTGAAACGGCCTTTGAACCCGGTTCAACGATGAAAGTCTTTACTTTAGCTGCGGCAATTGAAGAAGGGGTATTTAACCCGAATGAAACGTATATGTCCGGTTCGTTTTCAGTTGAAGGTTCGAAGTCAATCCGTGACCATAATTATAGCGGTTGGGGAGAGATTACTTTTTTGGAAGGGATTCAAAAATCTTCAAACGTTGCTGTATCGTATTTAGTAGAAAAAATGGGGACAGACGTGTTCAAGAATTATTTAGATCTTTTCCAGTTTGGCCAGCCAACGGAAATCGGTTTAGCAAATGAGGCGAGTGGAACGATTCAATATCAGTGGGAAAGGGATAAATATGCGACAAGTTACGGCCAAGCGTCTTCCGTTACCGCATTACAGTTAGTTCAAGCAATGACCGCGATTACGAACGATGGAAAAATGATGCATCCATATTTGGTCGAAAAGATCGTCGATGATGAAGGGAATATTGTAAAGAATAGTGATGAACAACAAGTTGCCACACCGATATCTGCTCAAACGGCGGAACAAGTGCGGGAAATTTTAGAAACGGTCGTAACGGAGGAAGGGGCAACAGGAAATCGATTTCAAATTGATGGTTATCAAGTCGGTGGAAAAACAGGTACCGCACAAATTTACGAACCGGGTGTTGGATATTTGACCGGTTGGGATAATTATATTTTCTCCTTTATCGGTTTTGCACCGGTGGATGATCCGCAATTGATTGTTTACGTTATGGTTCAGCAACCGGATTTAGATGAGGAAATTTATGAAGCCGGCTCCGTCCCGGTATCGATGGTTTTTAATTCGGTCATGAAGAAAAGCTTGCAATATTTAAATATCGAACCGGACGAAGAGGTTGTTTCTGCCAATGTAAACGATATGCCCGATTTGTCGGGGGAATCTGTGGAAAATTCAGTGGACTTACTAAATGATATGGAATTGGAACCGGTCGTAATCGGAAACGGATCGAACGTAATGTCCTTTTATCCAGAAGCGGGAACCAGTTTATTAGAAGGGGAAAAGGTTATGATCGTAACGGACGGAACTTGGACGATGCCGGATTTAACTGGATGGTCATTACGGGACGTTTTAAAATTTTCTTCTGTAACCGGAATTCAAATTTCCTACAATGGAAATGGTTACGTGATTGCTCAAAGTTTAGAAACGGATGCGGTTATTTCAGAAGAAAATCGATTGGATATTGAACTAGAGGACCCGTTAGATGCGTTAAAAAACGAATATGAAAACAGTTCCCTTCCGTCGGATGAAAGCGATGGTGGATAA
- a CDS encoding stage V sporulation protein D, which produces MGRVSQVTVRKRLVIMLISGLIVFFIIDLRLGYVQLYMGNMLTEKAKYSWNREIPFEPKRGEIIDRNGIPLATNKSAPTIHIVPRQVKNPAETAKQLAQVLEISEEKMYEYVTKNESIVTVPEGKKISNEKAKEVRSLNLEGVYISEDFLRHYPFGSYLSHVLGFTGIDNQGLTGLELAYDQQLAGEKGSVQFYSTAKGNLMENMADEYRPPVDGLNLKLTIDSEIQTIVERELDIAEAKYNPDGIIAIAMDPNTGEILAMASRPNFNPAEFETVSPEVYNRNLPIWSTYEPGSTFKIITLAAAIEENKVDLEHDHFYDPGYVEVGGTQLHCWKSGGHGSQTFLEVVQNSCNPGFVELGQRLGAETLFNYIKDFGFGEKTGIDLQGEGTGILFSPDQIGPVELATTSFGQGVSVTPIQQVVAVSAAINGGTLYQPYVAKELINPDTGEVVMRNTPTVKRKVISEETSKQLTYALESVVAQGTGKNAFVDGYRVGGKTGTAQKAKDGYYLADNYIVSFIGFAPSDDPQIVIYVAVDHPKGTVQFGGTVAAPIVGKIIEDSMHVLDVDKRDDQIEKERTWLDRPIVEVPDLIGLEKKDIPNQYFQLKIEVEGSGNTIIDQAPEPGTKVEEGSTIRIILN; this is translated from the coding sequence ATGGGGCGTGTTTCTCAAGTAACGGTTCGAAAACGACTTGTTATTATGTTAATTTCAGGGTTAATCGTTTTTTTCATTATCGACCTTCGACTCGGCTATGTGCAATTGTACATGGGGAATATGTTGACGGAAAAGGCGAAATATTCATGGAATCGGGAAATCCCCTTCGAACCGAAACGGGGAGAAATCATTGATCGGAACGGGATTCCTTTAGCTACGAACAAAAGTGCCCCGACGATTCATATCGTACCGAGACAAGTTAAAAACCCTGCAGAAACAGCGAAACAATTAGCGCAAGTGTTGGAAATTTCAGAAGAAAAAATGTACGAATACGTAACGAAAAACGAAAGTATCGTTACAGTTCCTGAAGGGAAAAAAATATCCAATGAAAAAGCAAAGGAAGTACGTTCCTTGAATTTGGAAGGTGTATATATTTCTGAAGATTTCCTACGTCATTATCCCTTCGGTTCCTACTTATCCCATGTACTTGGATTTACCGGTATCGATAATCAAGGATTGACCGGATTGGAATTAGCCTACGATCAACAATTGGCAGGAGAAAAAGGTTCAGTTCAATTTTATTCGACAGCAAAGGGAAACTTAATGGAAAATATGGCAGATGAATACCGTCCTCCTGTCGATGGGTTGAATTTAAAATTAACAATCGATTCCGAAATTCAAACGATCGTCGAGCGGGAACTGGATATTGCAGAAGCAAAATATAATCCAGACGGCATCATCGCCATTGCAATGGATCCGAATACAGGCGAAATTTTAGCGATGGCATCTAGACCAAATTTTAATCCTGCGGAATTTGAAACCGTATCACCGGAAGTGTACAATCGAAATTTGCCGATTTGGAGCACGTATGAACCCGGATCGACATTTAAAATTATTACGTTAGCTGCAGCGATTGAAGAGAATAAGGTCGATTTGGAGCATGATCATTTTTACGATCCCGGTTATGTGGAGGTAGGGGGAACACAACTTCATTGTTGGAAAAGCGGTGGACACGGATCGCAAACGTTTTTAGAAGTCGTTCAAAATTCTTGCAACCCGGGGTTTGTCGAATTAGGACAACGTTTAGGAGCTGAAACATTGTTCAATTATATTAAAGATTTTGGATTCGGGGAAAAAACAGGGATTGATTTACAAGGAGAAGGGACGGGCATTTTATTTTCTCCCGATCAAATCGGACCGGTGGAGTTGGCTACGACTTCTTTCGGTCAAGGGGTTTCCGTTACGCCAATCCAACAAGTAGTAGCCGTATCCGCCGCCATCAATGGAGGAACCCTTTATCAACCGTATGTGGCAAAAGAATTGATTAACCCGGATACAGGGGAAGTCGTTATGCGTAATACGCCGACAGTAAAAAGAAAGGTGATTTCCGAAGAAACATCAAAGCAACTGACCTATGCTTTAGAAAGTGTTGTCGCCCAAGGAACGGGAAAAAATGCCTTCGTCGACGGGTATCGGGTTGGCGGAAAAACGGGGACGGCGCAAAAGGCGAAAGATGGGTATTATTTAGCAGATAATTACATCGTCTCCTTTATTGGGTTTGCACCGAGTGATGATCCACAAATCGTCATTTATGTGGCTGTCGATCATCCAAAGGGGACCGTCCAATTCGGAGGGACGGTTGCGGCGCCCATCGTCGGCAAAATCATCGAGGACAGTATGCACGTCCTTGACGTTGACAAGCGGGACGACCAGATTGAAAAGGAACGGACGTGGTTGGATCGACCAATTGTCGAAGTACCGGATTTGATCGGTTTGGAAAAAAAGGATATCCCAAATCAATATTTCCAATTGAAAATTGAAGTAGAAGGATCAGGAAATACGATTATCGATCAAGCACCTGAACCGGGTACGAAGGTGGAAGAAGGTTCTACGATTCGAATTATATTAAATTAA
- a CDS encoding UDP-N-acetylmuramoyl-L-alanyl-D-glutamate--2,6-diaminopimelate ligase: protein MKLHTLLKALPFAKVREQSLNPEISTIEQDTRKVKQGTLFICIEGSNHDGHRFAKEAEEKGAVAVVARKPIDVSVPVVYVQDTKRAMAILAAAFYQYPSEKLQIIGITGTNGKTSVSHMIEHIFQANGKSSGLIGTLYTKYHSKKHETKNTTPDSITLQQTFAEMVDQNVEVVSMEVSSHALVQGRVWGTEFDVAVFTNLTQDHLDYHGTMEAYRFAKGLLFSQLGNSYSEKKRKFAVLNADDEASDYFKMMTGVHIFTYGIDREADIQATNIRFFNKGTSFTLRTPKGKWEVKIPLLGKFNVYNSLAAISAAFVSGLSMDGIVRSFANFPGVPGRFELVDAGQSFAVVVDYAHTPDSLENVLKTVRSTAKGRVFVVVGCGGDRDRLKRPIMAQIACEYATDPIFTSDNPRSEDPLHILKEMEDGVKGAHYTVIPDRKEAIQWAVSAASKDDIILIAGKGHETYQIIGDQMIDFDDRLVAKEAIQNNL, encoded by the coding sequence GTGAAACTCCATACGTTATTAAAAGCTTTACCATTTGCGAAAGTTCGTGAACAATCTTTGAACCCTGAAATATCGACCATCGAACAAGATACTCGGAAAGTGAAGCAAGGTACATTATTCATCTGTATCGAAGGGTCCAATCACGACGGACATCGATTTGCTAAAGAGGCTGAAGAAAAAGGTGCCGTAGCCGTTGTTGCGAGGAAACCGATCGACGTAAGTGTGCCGGTCGTATACGTTCAAGATACAAAACGGGCAATGGCCATACTTGCGGCCGCCTTCTATCAATATCCTTCCGAAAAACTACAAATTATTGGTATTACCGGTACGAATGGGAAAACTTCCGTTAGTCATATGATCGAACATATTTTCCAAGCAAACGGTAAGTCAAGTGGTTTAATCGGCACATTATATACGAAATATCATTCAAAAAAGCATGAAACGAAGAATACGACACCCGATAGCATTACCCTTCAACAAACGTTTGCAGAAATGGTAGATCAAAACGTTGAAGTTGTTAGTATGGAAGTGTCTTCCCACGCCCTCGTGCAAGGAAGGGTTTGGGGGACGGAATTCGACGTCGCTGTTTTTACGAACTTAACCCAAGATCATTTAGATTATCACGGGACGATGGAGGCTTATCGCTTTGCAAAAGGATTGTTGTTTTCCCAATTAGGTAACTCGTATTCAGAAAAAAAACGAAAGTTCGCCGTTTTAAATGCCGATGATGAAGCATCCGACTATTTTAAAATGATGACCGGCGTACATATTTTTACGTATGGAATCGACCGGGAAGCAGATATTCAAGCTACAAACATTCGTTTTTTTAATAAAGGGACATCGTTTACGTTAAGGACACCGAAAGGAAAATGGGAAGTGAAGATTCCATTACTCGGCAAGTTCAATGTATACAACAGTCTTGCGGCTATTAGCGCTGCCTTCGTTTCCGGCCTTTCGATGGACGGAATTGTTCGGTCGTTTGCAAATTTTCCAGGTGTCCCCGGGCGTTTTGAATTGGTTGATGCAGGCCAATCCTTTGCGGTAGTCGTCGATTATGCTCATACACCCGATAGTTTAGAAAACGTTTTGAAAACCGTTCGTTCGACTGCGAAAGGAAGGGTATTTGTTGTCGTAGGTTGTGGGGGAGATCGGGACCGCTTAAAACGTCCGATAATGGCGCAAATAGCATGTGAATATGCGACCGATCCGATTTTCACTTCCGATAATCCGCGAAGCGAAGATCCATTACATATTTTAAAAGAGATGGAAGATGGGGTTAAAGGAGCCCATTATACGGTCATTCCCGATCGAAAAGAGGCAATCCAATGGGCGGTTTCGGCTGCTTCAAAGGACGATATAATCCTTATCGCAGGAAAAGGTCACGAAACATATCAAATCATCGGTGATCAAATGATTGATTTTGATGATCGATTAGTCGCAAAGGAAGCGATTCAAAACAATCTGTAA
- the mraY gene encoding phospho-N-acetylmuramoyl-pentapeptide-transferase gives MENPSVIVSIFIAFLITVLLSPVFIPFLRKLKFGQSIRTEGPKSHQKKQGTPTMGGIMVILSIVITTLITVTIMYEWTVEIALLFFVTVGYGLLGFLDDFIKVFFKRNLGLTSKQKLFGQVFIALAFYWLYERFGLAMDISIPMTDYSLTVGWIYALFVVFWLVGFSNAVNLTDGLDGLLSGTAAIAFGAYAILAWNQGQYDVALFSSAIVGAVLGFLVFNAHPAKVFMGDTGSLALGGAIAAISMITRLEWLLIVIGGVFVIETLSVILQVISFKLTGKRIFRMSPLHHHYELKGWSEWRVVVTFWFVGLLFAMLGIYIEVWM, from the coding sequence ATGGAAAATCCATCTGTGATCGTCTCGATTTTTATCGCCTTTTTAATCACTGTCCTCCTTTCGCCCGTCTTCATCCCGTTTCTAAGGAAATTGAAATTTGGGCAAAGCATCCGTACGGAAGGTCCAAAATCCCATCAAAAAAAGCAAGGCACGCCGACGATGGGCGGAATCATGGTTATTTTATCAATTGTAATAACAACGTTGATCACTGTAACAATTATGTACGAATGGACAGTAGAGATCGCTCTATTATTCTTTGTGACCGTTGGATACGGATTATTAGGATTTCTCGACGATTTTATCAAAGTTTTTTTCAAACGAAATCTCGGGTTAACTTCGAAGCAAAAACTGTTTGGCCAAGTATTCATTGCCCTTGCCTTTTATTGGCTGTATGAGCGGTTTGGATTAGCGATGGACATTTCGATTCCAATGACCGATTATTCCTTAACGGTCGGTTGGATATACGCTTTATTCGTTGTTTTCTGGCTCGTCGGGTTTTCCAATGCGGTTAATTTAACGGACGGATTGGATGGGCTATTATCGGGAACGGCTGCCATCGCCTTCGGAGCGTATGCGATTCTTGCCTGGAATCAAGGCCAATACGACGTCGCTTTATTTTCTTCTGCAATCGTCGGGGCTGTTCTCGGTTTTCTCGTATTCAACGCTCATCCGGCAAAGGTGTTTATGGGGGATACAGGATCTTTAGCTTTAGGAGGTGCGATTGCGGCCATTTCGATGATTACACGGTTGGAATGGTTATTAATCGTCATCGGTGGGGTTTTCGTAATCGAAACTTTGTCCGTCATCCTTCAAGTCATATCCTTTAAACTCACGGGAAAACGAATTTTTCGGATGAGCCCATTACATCACCATTATGAACTAAAAGGTTGGTCCGAGTGGAGAGTCGTCGTTACATTTTGGTTTGTTGGATTATTGTTTGCTATGTTAGGAATCTATATTGAGGTGTGGATGTAA
- the murD gene encoding UDP-N-acetylmuramoyl-L-alanine--D-glutamate ligase has translation MKHTVEFRNKKVLVLGLAKSGFSAALLLHELGAIVTVNDKKTYEENKDAVDALRRKSIRVICGVHPEHLLDESFTFVVKNPGIPYSNPIVQEATKRGIPVITEVELAYKISEAEFIAVTGTNGKTTTTTLIYEMLNRSNRSPLIAGNIGTVASSVAQMAEKQQQIVIELSSFQLMGIDEFKPKISVITNIYDAHLDYHGTKEAYVEAKKRIMKNQGESDFFITNFDQEECRAIAKESNAKVIPFSTHLTLENGAYVKDGTVYFQGEKIIDVRHICLPGRHNLENVLASVAVAKLAGATNGAIKDVLTSFHGVDHRLQFVKEVNGRKFYNDSKATNTLATKMALSSFSRPVLLLAGGLDRGNGFDDLLPFFKRVKALITFGETKEKLNDIGEKAGIKSIHSVENVEEAVNKAYALSKEGDVILLSPACASWDQYKNFEERGDIFIQAVHKLK, from the coding sequence TTGAAACATACGGTGGAATTTCGAAATAAAAAAGTACTCGTTTTAGGTTTGGCGAAGAGTGGCTTTAGCGCTGCTCTTCTTTTGCACGAATTAGGTGCAATTGTTACGGTCAATGATAAAAAAACGTACGAAGAAAATAAGGATGCGGTGGATGCACTTAGGCGGAAGTCCATTCGAGTCATTTGTGGCGTTCATCCGGAGCATTTACTTGACGAATCATTCACATTTGTCGTAAAAAATCCCGGAATTCCGTATTCGAACCCAATTGTCCAAGAAGCGACAAAAAGGGGAATTCCTGTAATTACCGAGGTGGAACTTGCGTACAAAATCTCTGAAGCGGAATTTATCGCTGTAACGGGAACGAATGGAAAAACAACGACGACAACATTGATTTATGAAATGTTAAATCGGTCAAACCGCTCCCCGCTAATTGCGGGAAATATCGGAACGGTTGCATCAAGTGTTGCTCAAATGGCAGAAAAACAACAACAAATTGTTATCGAACTTTCCTCCTTTCAATTGATGGGAATCGACGAATTTAAACCGAAAATTAGTGTGATTACAAATATTTACGATGCCCATTTGGATTATCATGGTACAAAGGAAGCGTATGTAGAAGCGAAAAAACGAATCATGAAAAACCAAGGGGAGAGCGATTTTTTCATTACGAACTTCGACCAAGAGGAATGTCGTGCAATTGCAAAGGAAAGTAACGCTAAAGTCATTCCTTTTTCAACCCATCTTACTTTAGAAAACGGGGCATATGTAAAGGATGGAACCGTCTATTTTCAAGGGGAGAAAATTATCGACGTACGACATATTTGCCTTCCTGGGAGACATAATTTGGAAAATGTTTTAGCGAGTGTGGCGGTGGCAAAATTGGCTGGAGCAACAAATGGTGCGATCAAGGACGTTTTAACAAGTTTTCACGGGGTGGATCATCGTCTTCAATTTGTCAAAGAAGTAAACGGGCGAAAATTTTACAACGATTCGAAAGCGACGAACACATTGGCGACAAAAATGGCTCTATCCTCCTTTTCCCGACCCGTCCTTTTATTAGCTGGTGGATTAGACCGGGGAAATGGGTTTGATGATTTGCTTCCCTTTTTCAAACGAGTGAAGGCGTTAATTACGTTCGGAGAGACGAAGGAAAAATTAAACGATATCGGCGAGAAGGCAGGAATAAAATCGATTCATTCCGTCGAAAATGTGGAAGAAGCTGTAAACAAAGCATATGCATTGTCTAAAGAAGGGGATGTTATTCTCCTTTCCCCCGCCTGTGCCAGTTGGGATCAGTATAAAAATTTTGAAGAGCGGGGTGATATTTTTATTCAAGCGGTGCATAAGTTAAAATAG
- the spoVE gene encoding stage V sporulation protein E: protein MPLKKAAPDFLLLILIFSLLALGLIMVYSASAIWADYNFDDSFYFFKRQLLFAGLGIFAMFFTMKIDYWTWRTWAKVLVILCFILLIAVLIPGVGNVRNGSRSWIGIGAFSIQPSEFMKLGMIIFLARFLSTHQKNITSFKRGLLPSLSIVLFAFGLIMLQPDLGTATVMVGTCIVMIFVSGAKISHFLTLGFIGFIGFIGLIASAPYRIRRITAFLDPWQDPTGDGFQIIQSLYAIGPGGLFGLGLGQSRQKFFYLPEPQTDFIFAILAEELGFIGGSFVLLLFALLLWRGIRIALNAPDLYGSLLAVGIISMIAIQVMINIGVVTGLIPVTGITLPFFSYGGSSLTIMLAAVGILLNISRYARI from the coding sequence TTGCCTTTAAAGAAGGCGGCTCCCGATTTTTTGCTTTTGATTTTAATTTTTTCTTTATTAGCACTTGGACTGATTATGGTGTATTCCGCCAGTGCGATTTGGGCGGATTACAATTTCGATGACTCCTTTTATTTTTTTAAAAGGCAGTTGTTGTTTGCTGGATTAGGTATTTTTGCGATGTTTTTCACCATGAAAATCGATTATTGGACGTGGCGAACGTGGGCGAAAGTATTAGTCATCCTTTGCTTTATACTATTAATCGCCGTTTTAATTCCAGGTGTTGGGAATGTGCGTAACGGATCGAGAAGTTGGATTGGAATCGGTGCTTTTTCCATCCAACCATCGGAATTTATGAAGCTTGGAATGATTATCTTTTTAGCGAGATTTTTATCAACGCATCAAAAAAATATCACTTCATTCAAAAGGGGATTACTACCGAGCCTTTCGATCGTCCTTTTCGCTTTCGGATTAATTATGCTTCAACCGGATCTCGGGACGGCGACGGTTATGGTCGGAACGTGTATCGTTATGATATTCGTTTCAGGGGCGAAAATTTCCCACTTCCTTACACTAGGGTTTATCGGTTTCATCGGTTTTATCGGATTGATTGCATCGGCACCTTATCGAATACGTCGGATTACCGCGTTTTTAGATCCGTGGCAAGATCCGACCGGCGATGGGTTTCAAATTATCCAATCGTTGTACGCCATCGGTCCTGGTGGCTTGTTCGGCCTCGGTTTAGGACAAAGTCGGCAAAAATTTTTTTATTTGCCTGAACCGCAAACAGATTTCATTTTCGCTATCTTAGCAGAAGAACTCGGTTTTATCGGCGGATCCTTCGTATTGTTGTTGTTTGCCCTTTTGTTATGGCGGGGTATACGGATTGCGTTAAATGCTCCGGATCTTTACGGTTCGTTACTCGCTGTCGGCATTATTTCGATGATCGCCATACAAGTAATGATCAATATTGGGGTTGTCACCGGTTTAATCCCTGTGACAGGTATTACACTCCCGTTTTTTAGTTACGGCGGTTCTTCGTTGACGATTATGCTCGCTGCCGTCGGGATTTTGTTAAATATTAGTCGGTATGCACGAATATAA
- the murG gene encoding undecaprenyldiphospho-muramoylpentapeptide beta-N-acetylglucosaminyltransferase has protein sequence MKIIVSGGGTGGHIYPALAFSKTVQRLDPEAEILYIGTERGLESKIVPEANIPFQTIDITGLKRKLSFDNVKTVMKFISGVKECKTIIKDFNPDLVIGMGGYVSAPVVYAAHRLNIPSLIHEQNSIPGLTNKLLGRFVDQIAISFEDSGKYFPEKKVVLTGNPRATEVLGNDGIKGKKSIGLDLAKKMVLIFGGSRGARPINEAVIKILSDFGKRSYQVLYVTGEVHYESVKKEAALAGNYENIKIVPFIHNMPEILAATDLVVSRAGATSIAEFTSIGLPSILIPSPYVTNNHQEKNAELLRKANAAVVISEKDLSGKRLLEEIDWIFEERGKLDKMKRAAKSLGVQDAAYRLYDLSKSVVKKRRK, from the coding sequence ATGAAAATAATCGTTAGCGGGGGAGGAACGGGCGGTCATATTTACCCGGCCCTCGCCTTTTCCAAAACGGTGCAAAGGCTCGACCCGGAAGCGGAAATATTATACATTGGTACGGAAAGAGGATTGGAAAGTAAAATCGTACCGGAAGCGAATATTCCTTTTCAAACGATTGACATAACCGGTTTAAAAAGAAAACTATCCTTCGACAATGTCAAAACGGTGATGAAGTTTATTTCAGGCGTGAAGGAATGTAAAACAATTATAAAAGATTTCAATCCAGATCTCGTCATTGGTATGGGCGGTTACGTTAGCGCGCCTGTCGTCTATGCAGCCCATCGTTTGAATATACCGTCATTAATCCATGAACAAAATAGTATCCCCGGTTTAACGAACAAATTATTAGGTCGATTCGTCGATCAAATTGCGATTTCCTTTGAAGACTCCGGCAAGTATTTTCCTGAGAAAAAAGTCGTGTTAACTGGAAATCCACGGGCAACGGAAGTGTTAGGCAATGATGGAATAAAGGGGAAAAAATCGATCGGGCTCGATTTGGCGAAAAAAATGGTATTGATTTTTGGTGGAAGTCGAGGGGCAAGGCCGATCAATGAAGCGGTTATAAAAATATTATCGGATTTCGGAAAGAGAAGCTATCAAGTGTTGTATGTGACCGGTGAAGTTCATTATGAATCAGTTAAAAAAGAAGCGGCCCTAGCTGGGAATTATGAAAATATCAAAATCGTCCCTTTTATTCATAATATGCCGGAAATATTGGCGGCAACTGACCTCGTTGTATCGAGGGCGGGGGCTACTTCCATCGCGGAGTTTACATCAATCGGATTGCCGAGTATCTTAATTCCGAGTCCGTATGTGACGAATAATCATCAAGAAAAAAATGCCGAATTGTTGCGAAAGGCAAATGCGGCGGTTGTCATTTCCGAAAAAGATTTATCCGGCAAACGTCTGTTGGAAGAAATCGATTGGATTTTTGAGGAGCGAGGCAAACTAGATAAAATGAAGCGGGCGGCGAAATCGTTAGGTGTACAGGATGCGGCCTATCGACTGTATGATTTGAGCAAATCAGTCGTGAAAAAGCGGAGGAAGTAG